In Deltaproteobacteria bacterium, the genomic stretch CTCGCACACGTTGACCGCGAGGTCGCCGATGCGCTCGATGTCGGTGACCATCTTCATCGACAGCGTGATGAACCGCAGGTCGGAGGCCATCGGCTGGCGTTTCGCCAGGATGACGAGGCACAAGTCGTCCGTCTCCATCTCCAACCGGTTGACCTGCTGGTCCATTCGGACCGTCTCCACGGCCAGCGCGGTGTCGCGGTCGACGAACGAGCGAACCGCGTCGCGGATCATGTCCTCGACAAGCCCGACCATGTGCAGGACGTTCTCTCGCACGCGCTGCAGTTCGGCCTCGTATTCGCTGTCGGTATGTCGCTTGTCGGTCATCCAAATTTTCCGGTGATGTAATCCTCGGTGCGGGTGTCGCGCGGCGACGTGAACAGCCGGTCCGTGTCGCCGTACTCGATGAGCTGGCCGTGCAGAAAGAACGCGGTGCGGTCTGACACGCGCGTGGCCTGCTGCATGTTGTGGGTCACGATCACGATCGTGTACGTCTTTCGTAAGTGATGCAACAGCTCCTCGATCCGCGCCGTCGCGATCGGATCGAGCGCCGAGCACGGCTCGTCCATGAGCAACACGTCCGGTTCGACGGCCAGCGACCGCGCGATACACAGGCGCTGCTGCTGGCCGCCGGACAGGCCGCCGGCGTGGTCGTGAAGTCGATCGGCGACCTCGTCCCACAGCGCGGCCTGCCGCAGCGCGCGCTCGACGACTTCGTCTGCGCGGGCGTTCGACAGCCTGCCCGTGAGCCGAAGCCCCGCCAGCACGTTGTCTCGGATGGACATCGTCGGAAACGGGTTCGGCTTCTGGAACACCATGCCGACGCGGCGGCGCAGCAAAACCGGGTCGACGTCGGCCGCGTAGATGTCCTGGCCGTCGAGTTCGACCGTGCCGGACAGCCGCGCGATCGGAACCAGCTCGTGCATCCGGTTCAGCGTGCGGATGAACGTCGACTTGCCACAGCCGGAGGGGCCGATGATGGCGGTGACCCGGCGTTCCGGAATGTCCATCGACACGCCGTGCAGCACCTGCTTGCTGCCGAACCAGGCGCTGAGATCGCGCGTTCGCAGTTTGGGGGCGGGGGCCGGCGGTGCGGCCGCGCTCGCCTCGGATCGTGTAGGGGAGGTGGTCACGCGGATCGCCTCTGGTACTTGTTGCGAAGGAAGATCGCGACGGCGTTGAGTGCGAGCAGTGTGGCGAGCAAGACGACGATCCCGGCGGCGGCGTTGACGAGGAACGCGCGCTGGGGCATCGACGTCCAGTGGAAGATCTGGATCGGCAGCGCCGTGAACTGTGACGACAGCCCGTCCGGCAAGAACGTGATGTAGACGACCGCGCCGACGACGATGAGCGGCGCGGTCTCGCCGATGGCGCGCGACACGGCCAAGATCGACCCGGTCAGGATGCCCGGCAGCGCCATCGGCAACACGATCTGGCGGGTGACCTGCCAGCGGGTCGCGCCGAGCGCCAGGCCCGCTTCGCGCAGCGGTTGCGGCACCGTGCGCAGGGCTTCGCGCGACGCCATGATGACGATCGGCAGGACGAGAAGCGCCATCGTGCACGCGCCGGCGAGCAGGCTCGCGCCCATGCCGAGCCCGCGGACGAACAACCCGAGACCGAGTAGTCCGTAGATGACCGATGGAACGCCGGCAAGGTTGGCGATGTTCACTTCGATCAGTCCGGCCAACCGATTGCGCTTGCCGTACTCCTCCAGATAGAGGGCCGCGCCGACGCCGGCCGGCAGCGCGAGCGCGATCGTAAGTCCGATCAGGTACACGCTGCCGACCAACGCGGGCCAGATCCCGGCGCGCTCCGCACGTCGAGACGGCAATCCGCGCACGAAGTCCCAATCCAACCGCGCGGCGCCGTCGATCGCGACGTCGGCGATCAGGGTCACGAGCATGACCAGCGGGATGGCGATGCACAGCCGGCACAGCCACACGAACGCGCGTTCGGGAGCGCGACTGCGGGACGCCGCGATCGGCGTGGGGGGCTGGCTGCCGGGTTGCGTCGTCTGCGACATGGTCCGTGCGACGGTCGAGGCGTCAGGCGTATGCAGCGCGCAAGCGCCGCGTCATGCGGTGGCTGAGGATGTTCATCGCGAAGGTCATCGCGAACAGCGCCGTTCCGACCGCGAAGATCGTCCGATACTCGAGCGTGCCCGAGGGCGTGTCCCCCTTGGCCACCGACACGATGTACGCGGTCATCGTCTCGATCGGGACGCGCGGGTCGAGCGTAAGCGTCGGCCGCTGGCCGGCCGCGACCGTCACGATCATCGTCTCGCCGATCGCACGCGAGATCGCGAGAGTGAGCGCCGCCGTGATCCCGGACATCGCAGCCGGCACGGTGACGCGCCAGGTGGTCGCCAGCTTCGTCGCGCCGAGCGCGAGCGCACCCTCGCGCAGCCGCTGCGGCACCGCGTAGATGGCGTCTTCGCTGAGCGACGAGATCATCGGCATGATCATGATCCCCATCACGATGCCCGGAGCGAGGGCGTTGAAGCCGGCCAGATCCGGCACGATCCGCTGAAGCAGCGGCGTGACGAACACGAGAGCGAAGTAGCCGTACACGATCGTCGGAATGCCGGCCAGGATCTCGAGCGTCGGCTTGAGGATGCGCCGCTCGCGCTCCGAGGCGTACTCGCTGAGGTAGACCGCCGTCAGCAGGCCGAACGGCAACGCCACCGCGATGGCGATCCCCGCGGTGAGCACCGTCCCCGATACGAGTGGCCAGACGCCGAAGTGCTTGTCGGCAAAAAGTGGCGTCCACTGCGTGTCGCCGAAGAACTCGGCAAACGACACCTCGCGAAAGAACGCAATGGTCTCGAACGCGAGGACGCCGAGGATGCCGACGGTGACGAAGATGGACAGCGCCGCCGCCGCCAGCAGCAGCCACTCGATGGCGACCTCGCGCAGCGGGATGGCGCGGCCGCGCGTTCGTGGCGGCGCGGTGGCGGCGGCGTTGACTTCGGACGACGTCACGGCGTTTTCAGCAGATCCTGCACGGACACGCCGACCTTCGACCCGCCCGTGAACAGCGACCCGGTGGTGCGGGCCTTGTAGCGGGCCTTGACGAGGTCCATCGCGGCGGCGGGCAGCGGAACGTAGCCGACCTCCTCGACGAGATCGTGGGCGTGGTCGAGAAAGTAGGTGACGAACTGGTCGACTTCGGGGCGCTGTGACGCCGGCTTCGACACGTACAAGAAGATCGGTCGGGACAGCGGCTGGTAGGTCGAGTTCGCGATGGTGTCGACGCTCGGCGCGATGGGGCCCGCGCCGTTGTCGGGGTTGCCGTCGTCGATGGGGACGACCTTGAGCCGGTCTTTGTTTTCGATGTAGTACGCGTAGCCGAAGTAACCGAGTGCGTTTTCGTCGGTCGTGACGCCCTGGACGAGCACGTTGTCGTCCTCGGACGACGTGAAGTCGCCGCGGCTCGCGTGCTCCGTTCCGACGATCGCCTTGGTGAAGTAGTCGTACGTGCCGGAGTCGACGCCGGGGCCAAACAGGTGCAGATCGCGGTCGGGCCAACCGGTGCGAACGTGGCTCCACTTCGTCACCTTGCCCTGCGCGGCCGGTTCCCACATCGTCTTGAGTTCGGCGACGGTCAGGCGGTCGACCCAGTCGTTTTTCGGGTTCACGACCACCGCGATGCCGTCGTAGGCGATCGGCAGCTCGATCCAGTCGATGCCGTTTTTGGCGCACAGATCGATCTCGGTCTTCGTGATCGGCCGAGACGCGCCGGACAGCGAGGTCTCGCCGCGGCAGAACTTCTTGAACCCGCCGCCGGTGCCGGACACGCCGACGGTGACGCGGCCGCCGCGGTCGGCCTGATACTCCTCGGCGACCGCCTGGGTGATGGGAAACACGGTGCTCGATCCGTCGATTTTGATCACGCCCGCGGACGCGGCGCCCGACGCGTGCGCGCCCCCGCCGCTGGCCTGGTTGCCGGCGTCGTGTTTGCTGCTGCACGCCGGCAGGGCGATCAGGGCCGCGGCCGCGGCGATCGCGAACCCTGGTGCCAATCGGTTTCTCTTCGTACGCATGGTCGCATCCTCCGGCGACTGCGTGACGGTCGTGTGACAGCAGGGCGAATTGGCCGTCACCATTGCGCGCGGACGACGGGTGAGCGCGGTCCGCGTGCGGCCCTGCGGGCCGGTCGCGGGCGAGGCGAGGGGCGCCGCCCGCAGTGACGCCGCGGCGGGCCGGCGCGGCGCGGGCGTCACGCTGCCGGCAGGTCGATGCGAAACGCGGCGCCCGACGGATGTGCCGTGTCGACGCGGACCGTGCCCGACATGGCCTCGACGAGGTGCTTGACGATCGCGAGTCCGAGGCCGGTGCCCCCCTGCGCGCGCGAGCGGCCCGGGTCGACGCGATAGAACCGCTCGAACACGCGCTCGCGGTGCGCCGCGGGAATGCCGGGCCCGTCGTCGGTGACGCAAATGGTGACGCGGTCGCCGGCGGCCCGCGCCGAGACGGCGATGCGCGCGCCGTCCCCGGCGTATTTGATCGCGTTGTCGAGCAGGTTGGCGAGCACGTGTTCGAGCGCGCCGGCGTCGCCGCGCACGGCCAGACCGGCGGCGACGTCGACGGCGATCGTCGAGCCGCGCGCGGCCGCGGCGGGGCGGGCGGCGGCGATCGCGCGCTCCGCGATGGCCGAGACGGCGACGCGGGCGCTGTCGAGCGCGTAGCGGCCTGCCTCGATGCGCGCGAGGTCGAGCAGGTCGGCGATCAGCGCCGCCATGCGTACGGCGTTGCGGTGCAGCGCCTCGACCATCGGCCGCGCGTGGGCCGGGTCGTCGAGCGCGCCGTCGAGCAGCGTCTCGGCGGTGGCCTGCACGACGCTCACCGGCGTGCGCAGTTCATGCGACACGTTCGCGACGAAGTCGCGGCGGACGGTCGCCAGGCGGTGTAGGTCGGTGATGTCGGACAGCACCAGGACCCAACCGCTGTCGTCCGGAAGGCGGCTCGCGCGGGCCCGTATCTTGCGGCCGTCGCCGACC encodes the following:
- the pstC gene encoding phosphate ABC transporter permease subunit PstC, which gives rise to MPLREVAIEWLLLAAAALSIFVTVGILGVLAFETIAFFREVSFAEFFGDTQWTPLFADKHFGVWPLVSGTVLTAGIAIAVALPFGLLTAVYLSEYASERERRILKPTLEILAGIPTIVYGYFALVFVTPLLQRIVPDLAGFNALAPGIVMGIMIMPMISSLSEDAIYAVPQRLREGALALGATKLATTWRVTVPAAMSGITAALTLAISRAIGETMIVTVAAGQRPTLTLDPRVPIETMTAYIVSVAKGDTPSGTLEYRTIFAVGTALFAMTFAMNILSHRMTRRLRAAYA
- the pstA gene encoding phosphate ABC transporter permease PstA; its protein translation is MSQTTQPGSQPPTPIAASRSRAPERAFVWLCRLCIAIPLVMLVTLIADVAIDGAARLDWDFVRGLPSRRAERAGIWPALVGSVYLIGLTIALALPAGVGAALYLEEYGKRNRLAGLIEVNIANLAGVPSVIYGLLGLGLFVRGLGMGASLLAGACTMALLVLPIVIMASREALRTVPQPLREAGLALGATRWQVTRQIVLPMALPGILTGSILAVSRAIGETAPLIVVGAVVYITFLPDGLSSQFTALPIQIFHWTSMPQRAFLVNAAAGIVVLLATLLALNAVAIFLRNKYQRRSA
- the pstB gene encoding phosphate ABC transporter ATP-binding protein; the protein is MTTSPTRSEASAAAPPAPAPKLRTRDLSAWFGSKQVLHGVSMDIPERRVTAIIGPSGCGKSTFIRTLNRMHELVPIARLSGTVELDGQDIYAADVDPVLLRRRVGMVFQKPNPFPTMSIRDNVLAGLRLTGRLSNARADEVVERALRQAALWDEVADRLHDHAGGLSGGQQQRLCIARSLAVEPDVLLMDEPCSALDPIATARIEELLHHLRKTYTIVIVTHNMQQATRVSDRTAFFLHGQLIEYGDTDRLFTSPRDTRTEDYITGKFG
- a CDS encoding PstS family phosphate ABC transporter substrate-binding protein produces the protein MRTKRNRLAPGFAIAAAAALIALPACSSKHDAGNQASGGGAHASGAASAGVIKIDGSSTVFPITQAVAEEYQADRGGRVTVGVSGTGGGFKKFCRGETSLSGASRPITKTEIDLCAKNGIDWIELPIAYDGIAVVVNPKNDWVDRLTVAELKTMWEPAAQGKVTKWSHVRTGWPDRDLHLFGPGVDSGTYDYFTKAIVGTEHASRGDFTSSEDDNVLVQGVTTDENALGYFGYAYYIENKDRLKVVPIDDGNPDNGAGPIAPSVDTIANSTYQPLSRPIFLYVSKPASQRPEVDQFVTYFLDHAHDLVEEVGYVPLPAAAMDLVKARYKARTTGSLFTGGSKVGVSVQDLLKTP